Proteins co-encoded in one Flavobacterium sp. M31R6 genomic window:
- a CDS encoding DUF4290 domain-containing protein, with amino-acid sequence MIEKYKKENANDVVFNLEYNSERKHLIIPEYGRHLQKLIEQATIIEDDAERNKAAKYIIQVMGSLNPHLRDVPDFQHKLWDQLFIMSDFKLVADSPYPIPSREVLQLKPDVLKYPQNYPKYRYYGNNIKYMIDVANKWEEGEMKSALVKVIANHMKKSYLSWNKDTVKDDVIFEHLYELSDGKLNLLQSSEELLNTTDLLRTNKRVSNKIGPAGQPKIQSNKNNKTGKPKPFQKNK; translated from the coding sequence ATGATCGAAAAATATAAAAAAGAAAACGCGAACGATGTTGTTTTCAATTTGGAATACAATTCCGAAAGAAAGCATTTAATCATTCCTGAATATGGTCGTCATTTGCAAAAATTGATTGAGCAGGCTACTATTATAGAAGATGATGCAGAACGCAACAAAGCTGCAAAATATATCATTCAGGTAATGGGAAGTTTGAATCCTCACTTGAGAGACGTACCGGATTTTCAGCACAAACTTTGGGATCAGCTTTTCATCATGTCTGATTTTAAGTTAGTAGCCGATTCACCTTATCCGATTCCGTCAAGGGAAGTGCTACAATTGAAACCTGATGTTTTAAAATACCCGCAAAATTACCCAAAATACAGGTATTATGGTAATAACATCAAATACATGATTGATGTGGCCAACAAATGGGAAGAAGGAGAAATGAAAAGCGCATTGGTCAAAGTAATTGCCAATCACATGAAAAAGTCCTATTTGAGTTGGAATAAAGATACTGTAAAAGATGACGTGATTTTTGAGCATCTTTATGAATTATCAGACGGGAAACTGAATTTGCTGCAAAGTTCAGAGGAATTATTAAACACCACCGATTTATTAAGAACCAACAAGAGGGTTTCTAATAAAATTGGTCCGGCTGGACAACCAAAAATTCAAAGCAACAAGAATAATAAAACGGGAAAACCAAAACCGTTCCAAAAAAACAAATAA
- a CDS encoding YqgE/AlgH family protein, whose protein sequence is MISEKLNKGYLLIAEPSIIGDLSFNRSVILLADHNADGSVGFIMNKPLKYTINDLIPEINANFKIFNGGPVEQDNLYFIHNIPELIPNSIEISNGIYWGGDFESTKELINKGQIKKENIRFFLGYTGWEEHQLEKEMEANSWIITRNNYENKIIGKSTAHFWKEQIIELGGEYLIWSNAPENPYLN, encoded by the coding sequence ATGATTTCAGAAAAATTAAACAAAGGATATTTACTTATTGCTGAACCATCAATAATTGGAGACTTATCATTTAATCGATCAGTAATCCTCTTGGCAGATCATAATGCGGATGGCTCTGTAGGCTTTATCATGAACAAACCATTGAAATACACCATCAATGATTTGATTCCTGAAATTAATGCCAATTTTAAGATTTTTAATGGTGGACCTGTAGAACAGGATAATCTTTACTTCATTCATAACATCCCCGAATTAATACCGAATAGTATCGAGATTTCCAACGGAATTTATTGGGGAGGTGATTTTGAATCAACAAAAGAACTCATTAATAAAGGCCAAATAAAAAAAGAGAACATTCGTTTCTTTTTGGGATACACAGGATGGGAAGAGCACCAACTTGAAAAAGAAATGGAAGCCAATTCTTGGATTATCACCAGAAACAATTACGAGAATAAAATAATCGGAAAATCAACTGCTCATTTCTGGAAAGAACAAATCATAGAACTGGGAGGTGAATACCTTATTTGGTCCAACGCTCCCGAAAACCCTTATCTAAACTAA
- the murA gene encoding UDP-N-acetylglucosamine 1-carboxyvinyltransferase, which translates to MEVFKIEGGVHLKGEVIPQGAKNEALQILCAVLLTPEKITINNIPDIIDINKLIKLLGNLGVKIEKLGHGSYTFQSDEVNVEYLETEAFKKEGGSLRGSIMIVGPLLARFGKGYIPKPGGDKIGRRRLDTHFEGFINLGAKFRYNREDHFYGVEAPDGLVGADMLLDEASVTGTANIVMAAVLAKGKTTVYNAACEPYLQQLCKMLNSMGAKITGVGSNLLTIEGVEKLGGCVHRILPDMIEIGSWIGLAAMTRSEITIKDVSWENLGVIPNVFRKLGITLEKRGDDIFIPEHKDGYEVKTDIDGSILTIADAPWPGFTPDLLSIVLVVATQAKGDVLIHQKMFESRLFFVDKLIDMGAKIMLCDPHRAVVIGHDFKSVLKATTMSSPDIRAGISLLIAALSAKGTSTIQNIEQIDRGYERIDERLRAIGAKIVREKQ; encoded by the coding sequence ATGGAAGTTTTCAAAATAGAAGGAGGAGTTCATCTAAAAGGGGAAGTAATACCGCAAGGAGCGAAAAACGAAGCGTTACAAATTTTGTGTGCTGTACTTTTAACGCCAGAAAAAATAACAATCAACAATATTCCTGATATTATCGACATTAACAAATTGATAAAACTTTTAGGGAATTTGGGAGTTAAAATTGAGAAACTAGGACATGGTTCTTATACTTTTCAATCCGATGAGGTAAATGTTGAATATCTGGAAACCGAAGCTTTCAAGAAAGAAGGAGGATCTCTTCGTGGTTCCATTATGATTGTTGGACCGCTTTTGGCACGTTTTGGAAAAGGGTATATCCCGAAACCGGGTGGTGACAAAATTGGGCGAAGAAGATTGGATACCCATTTTGAAGGATTCATCAATTTAGGAGCAAAATTTAGATATAACAGAGAAGACCATTTTTATGGAGTAGAAGCTCCGGACGGACTTGTTGGTGCCGATATGTTATTGGATGAAGCATCTGTAACCGGAACTGCCAATATTGTTATGGCTGCCGTTTTGGCCAAAGGAAAAACAACTGTTTACAATGCTGCCTGTGAGCCATATTTGCAACAACTTTGTAAAATGTTGAACTCTATGGGAGCTAAGATTACAGGAGTTGGTTCTAATTTATTGACTATTGAAGGAGTTGAAAAATTAGGTGGTTGTGTTCATAGAATTTTACCGGATATGATCGAAATTGGTTCTTGGATTGGTCTTGCGGCTATGACAAGAAGTGAAATTACAATCAAAGATGTAAGTTGGGAGAATCTAGGTGTGATTCCAAATGTATTCAGAAAACTAGGAATTACATTAGAGAAACGTGGAGATGATATTTTTATTCCAGAACATAAAGATGGATACGAAGTAAAAACCGATATCGATGGTTCAATCCTTACTATCGCCGATGCACCTTGGCCAGGATTCACACCCGATTTGCTGAGTATCGTATTGGTAGTGGCAACACAAGCCAAAGGTGATGTTTTGATTCACCAAAAAATGTTCGAAAGTCGTTTGTTCTTTGTCGACAAATTGATTGATATGGGAGCCAAAATCATGTTGTGTGATCCACATAGAGCTGTGGTTATAGGTCATGATTTTAAATCCGTTCTAAAAGCAACAACAATGTCTTCTCCTGATATTCGTGCAGGAATCTCATTATTGATTGCGGCATTATCTGCAAAAGGAACCAGCACAATCCAAAATATTGAACAAATTGATAGAGGATATGAGCGCATAGATGAGCGTTTAAGAGCAATAGGAGCAAAAATAGTTCGAGAAAAACAATAA
- a CDS encoding ATP-dependent DNA helicase RecQ, with amino-acid sequence MPEALAILQKYWQHTTFRSLQKEIIDSVLSSEDTFALMPTGGGKSICFQVPGMMNEGICLVISPLVALMKDQVANLQNRGIKAIALTGGIRSEEMIDLLDNCQFGNYKFLYVSPERLQSDWILERIKNLPINLITIDEAHCVSQWGHDFRPAYLKISALKTYFPKVPFLALTATATPRVKEDIITELGMHNPKQFEKSFARKNIAYMVFEVEDKLFRIQQILKKNPQPSIIYVRNRKSCLDISTQLQTLGFQATYYHGGLTSREKDKNMQLWMEEKAHVIVATNAFGMGIDKPNVKTVVHIQLPENMENYYQEAGRAGRNGEKAYAVLLTSPSDIIQTESQFINVLPDKAFLNTMYVKLCNYFRIAYGEGINEEFSFNLHHFCLKYGFPTQKTFNAMRFLDGQGVLTLSQEFSEKITLQFLIPSKEVIRYTSLNPNDEEIILTILRNYPGVYEMQTAFNLPMIAKKSHHSEVEVLAVLHKLKDKEIIEYHSKNNDATLIFNEIREDERTINKVSKYLSRQNELKKEQLQSVLNYVKEKNVCKSKMILDYFGEKATTNCGICSYCITLVKPKKDYNALSKKIMTLLQGEDLNSREIQEKTKNTSDDVTFVLQQLLEDDLLIIQKNNKYTLKA; translated from the coding sequence ATGCCAGAAGCATTAGCAATTCTTCAAAAATATTGGCAACATACTACCTTTAGATCGCTACAAAAAGAAATTATTGATTCTGTTTTGAGTAGCGAAGATACTTTTGCCTTAATGCCCACAGGTGGCGGGAAATCGATTTGCTTTCAAGTGCCGGGTATGATGAATGAAGGGATCTGCTTGGTTATTTCTCCGCTGGTTGCCTTGATGAAAGACCAAGTTGCCAATTTGCAAAATCGAGGAATTAAAGCCATTGCTTTAACTGGAGGTATACGATCTGAAGAAATGATTGACTTGTTGGACAATTGTCAATTTGGAAATTATAAGTTTCTGTACGTATCTCCAGAGCGTTTGCAATCAGATTGGATTTTGGAACGCATAAAAAATCTTCCCATAAACTTGATAACTATTGACGAAGCGCATTGTGTTTCGCAATGGGGACATGATTTTCGACCGGCATATCTGAAGATTTCGGCGTTGAAAACCTATTTCCCAAAAGTTCCATTTTTAGCTTTGACAGCAACTGCCACGCCCAGAGTAAAAGAAGACATCATTACCGAACTGGGGATGCACAATCCCAAGCAGTTTGAAAAGTCTTTTGCCCGAAAAAATATTGCCTACATGGTTTTTGAAGTGGAAGACAAACTTTTTCGAATACAGCAAATTCTTAAAAAAAATCCCCAGCCTTCCATCATCTATGTTCGAAACCGAAAATCGTGTCTAGACATTTCTACCCAATTACAAACGTTAGGGTTTCAAGCCACTTATTATCATGGAGGACTTACATCCAGAGAAAAAGACAAAAACATGCAACTCTGGATGGAAGAAAAAGCACACGTTATTGTTGCCACAAATGCCTTTGGAATGGGAATTGACAAGCCTAATGTCAAAACCGTTGTTCACATTCAGTTACCCGAGAATATGGAAAATTACTATCAGGAAGCGGGACGTGCCGGAAGAAATGGCGAAAAAGCGTATGCCGTTTTATTGACTAGCCCATCGGATATTATCCAAACCGAAAGTCAGTTCATAAACGTTTTGCCGGACAAAGCCTTTTTGAACACCATGTATGTCAAACTCTGCAATTATTTTCGCATAGCCTATGGAGAGGGGATAAACGAGGAATTCTCTTTTAATTTGCATCATTTTTGTTTAAAATACGGATTTCCAACACAGAAAACATTCAATGCAATGCGTTTTTTGGACGGACAGGGCGTTCTGACTTTGTCCCAGGAATTTTCGGAAAAAATCACATTACAATTTTTAATTCCATCCAAAGAAGTCATTCGTTATACGAGTTTGAATCCCAATGACGAGGAAATCATTTTGACTATACTCAGGAATTATCCTGGAGTTTATGAAATGCAAACCGCATTCAATTTACCAATGATTGCCAAGAAGTCCCATCATTCCGAAGTCGAAGTACTAGCCGTATTGCACAAACTAAAAGACAAAGAAATTATAGAATACCATTCTAAAAATAATGACGCTACATTAATTTTCAATGAAATTCGGGAAGACGAAAGAACGATTAATAAAGTTTCTAAATATTTATCAAGACAAAACGAACTCAAAAAAGAACAATTGCAATCGGTACTTAATTATGTAAAGGAAAAGAATGTTTGCAAGAGCAAAATGATTTTGGATTATTTTGGCGAAAAAGCAACTACCAATTGCGGCATTTGTTCCTACTGCATAACACTGGTTAAACCTAAAAAAGATTACAATGCTCTTTCTAAAAAAATTATGACTTTATTGCAAGGCGAAGATTTAAATTCAAGAGAAATTCAAGAGAAGACAAAAAACACTTCAGACGATGTTACCTTTGTATTGCAACAATTACTGGAAGACGATCTTTTAATAATTCAAAAAAATAATAAATACACTTTAAAAGCCTAA
- a CDS encoding DUF493 family protein, giving the protein MDNDKEKETAEFYERLKAELDLSNSWPAEYLFKFIVPTTEENILKVEDAFNCMGAVIKTTKSRTGKFTSISVDLMVKDSQEIIDKYQELSTIEGIVSL; this is encoded by the coding sequence ATGGACAACGATAAAGAAAAAGAGACTGCAGAGTTTTATGAAAGACTGAAGGCCGAGTTAGATCTAAGTAATTCTTGGCCTGCAGAATATTTGTTTAAATTTATAGTTCCCACAACCGAGGAAAATATCCTGAAAGTAGAAGATGCATTCAATTGCATGGGGGCAGTAATCAAAACAACAAAATCCAGAACAGGGAAATTTACCAGTATTTCGGTGGATTTAATGGTTAAGGATTCGCAAGAAATAATTGACAAGTACCAAGAATTATCCACAATAGAAGGTATAGTTTCCTTATAA
- a CDS encoding DUF5686 and carboxypeptidase regulatory-like domain-containing protein, translated as MKNAFLFFFLVNGLFSFAQIKGKITDDKGNPLPSVTIYEDNTYNGTTSNEQGFYELSTKKLGKHTIVFQFLGFKTQKLDLDITSFPYNLDVKLVEESFTLNEVVINPKDNPANQIIKNAIASKKVNIEKTAKYKADFYSRGIFRIKDAPKKILGKKLDMFDEVLDSTRSGILYLSETVSKIAFQKPDKMKETIIASKVSGNDSGFSFNNAASANFDFYDNYLPFDVNVVSPIADNAFNYYKYKLEGSFYNENNQQINKIKVTPKRESEPVMEGYIYIVDDSWAIYAVDVNIKGEQMQNPALNLLTLKQNFSYNSESKIWVKNTQTIDFIFGILSINVSGKFTYVFSNFEFEPTFTKKTFTKEVLTFEENANKKGDEYWNTIRPIPLTIEESTDYTKKDILQTKKKSQVYLDSIDKKNNKFHFLDPITGYTYKNSFQKWSANYAGILTGVNFNTVQGWKIATGLSYTKNDRENGKYTRFGADFDYGFSEDKFRSTGSFIHKFNNTNKSEIQISGGNRVAQFNEEKPIKELLNSVTTLFFEENFMKIYENNFISFLYQREVTNGIFMKAKVDYLENKPLSNTTDQTFFPKEKNYTSNNPWAPKDYTIPAFEKYNLVKAKVEATINFDQDYITRPDGKYNFSNGNYPILTLGYEKGFAGSKKNYEFDHLKAKIEYNATLGNKGILSLNAKGGKFFNADQISFVDYKHFNGNQTYIGFSESYLNVFNLMPYYTNSTNDSYFELHTEHNDKGYLMNKIPLLNLLKSNLVLGYHLLAIPNRNPYAEYSIGLDNLGFGKFKMFRLDYVRSYQNGFQKDGVIVGIKFLN; from the coding sequence ATGAAAAATGCTTTTTTGTTCTTTTTTTTAGTTAATGGCCTTTTCAGTTTTGCCCAAATTAAAGGCAAAATAACTGACGATAAAGGAAATCCTTTGCCATCCGTTACCATTTATGAAGACAACACCTATAATGGAACAACTTCCAACGAGCAAGGCTTCTATGAATTAAGCACAAAAAAGCTCGGAAAACACACAATTGTATTTCAATTTTTAGGATTCAAAACTCAAAAACTAGATTTGGACATTACCTCTTTTCCTTATAATTTGGATGTAAAATTGGTAGAGGAAAGTTTTACTTTAAATGAAGTTGTGATTAATCCTAAAGACAATCCCGCCAATCAAATTATAAAGAATGCCATTGCCAGTAAAAAAGTAAACATTGAAAAAACAGCTAAATACAAGGCCGATTTTTATTCTCGAGGTATTTTCCGAATCAAAGACGCCCCGAAAAAGATTCTAGGGAAGAAATTAGACATGTTTGATGAAGTACTGGATTCCACCCGCAGTGGTATACTCTATTTATCGGAAACCGTTTCAAAAATCGCTTTCCAGAAGCCAGACAAAATGAAAGAGACCATTATCGCATCCAAAGTAAGCGGCAACGATAGTGGATTCAGTTTTAACAATGCTGCATCAGCCAATTTTGATTTTTATGATAATTATTTGCCATTTGATGTAAATGTAGTTTCTCCAATTGCTGACAATGCTTTTAACTACTATAAATACAAACTGGAAGGTTCCTTTTACAACGAAAACAACCAACAAATCAATAAAATAAAAGTCACTCCAAAAAGAGAATCAGAACCCGTCATGGAAGGCTACATTTATATTGTAGATGACAGTTGGGCAATATATGCAGTTGATGTTAACATTAAAGGAGAACAAATGCAAAATCCCGCGTTGAACTTATTGACTTTAAAACAAAACTTCAGTTACAATTCAGAAAGCAAAATTTGGGTAAAGAATACTCAAACTATCGATTTCATCTTCGGAATATTAAGTATTAATGTTTCGGGAAAATTCACTTATGTCTTTTCAAATTTTGAATTTGAACCAACATTCACAAAAAAAACCTTCACAAAAGAAGTTCTGACTTTTGAAGAAAATGCCAACAAAAAAGGAGACGAATATTGGAATACCATTCGTCCAATCCCTCTAACCATCGAAGAAAGTACCGATTACACCAAGAAAGATATTTTGCAGACCAAAAAGAAATCACAGGTATACCTAGATTCTATCGACAAAAAGAATAATAAATTCCACTTTTTAGATCCAATTACTGGCTATACTTATAAAAATTCCTTTCAAAAATGGTCTGCAAACTATGCTGGAATACTAACAGGTGTTAATTTCAACACGGTTCAGGGCTGGAAAATTGCTACTGGATTGTCCTATACAAAAAACGATCGTGAAAACGGGAAATACACTCGATTTGGAGCTGATTTTGATTATGGTTTCTCCGAAGACAAATTTAGGTCAACGGGAAGCTTTATCCATAAATTCAATAATACGAACAAAAGTGAAATTCAAATTTCAGGCGGAAATCGTGTAGCCCAGTTCAATGAAGAAAAGCCTATAAAAGAATTATTAAACTCCGTTACCACTTTGTTTTTCGAAGAAAATTTCATGAAGATTTATGAAAATAATTTTATCTCATTTTTATATCAACGAGAAGTAACTAATGGGATTTTCATGAAAGCCAAAGTCGATTATCTTGAAAACAAACCGTTATCAAACACCACAGACCAAACCTTTTTTCCAAAAGAAAAAAACTACACATCCAATAATCCTTGGGCACCGAAAGATTATACAATTCCTGCATTCGAAAAATACAATTTGGTAAAAGCCAAAGTGGAAGCTACAATCAATTTTGACCAAGATTATATCACACGTCCAGACGGAAAGTATAATTTTTCAAACGGAAATTATCCTATTCTGACATTGGGTTATGAAAAAGGATTTGCTGGGAGCAAAAAAAACTATGAATTTGATCATCTTAAAGCCAAGATCGAGTATAACGCAACTCTTGGAAACAAAGGCATTTTATCCTTGAATGCAAAAGGAGGCAAATTCTTTAATGCCGATCAAATTTCATTCGTAGATTACAAACATTTTAATGGCAATCAAACCTATATCGGGTTCTCTGAAAGTTATTTGAACGTATTCAATTTGATGCCTTATTACACCAACAGCACCAACGACAGCTATTTTGAACTGCATACCGAACACAATGACAAAGGCTATCTCATGAATAAAATCCCGTTGTTAAATCTGCTAAAATCAAACTTAGTTTTAGGTTATCACCTGCTAGCTATACCCAATAGAAATCCGTATGCCGAATACAGTATAGGCTTGGATAATCTCGGTTTTGGAAAATTCAAAATGTTCCGACTGGATTATGTTCGTTCTTATCAAAATGGATTTCAAAAAGACGGTGTAATTGTTGGAATAAAATTCTTGAATTAA
- a CDS encoding cation diffusion facilitator family transporter, translated as MRDKTNEQKAIKATYFSIIGNTSLALIKGLAGFFGNSYALVADAIESTTDIFASLLVLFGIKYSNRPADDNHPYGHGRAEPLITFLVVGFLITSATIIGYESIINIQTPHELPKSWTLYVLGAIILWKEYSFRLVMKRSKETNSSSLKADAWHHRSDALTSIAAFIGISIALFLGKGYEAADDWAALFASVFILYNSYLIFRPALGEIMDEHLYDDLVEEIREVSHQVDGIIDTEKCFIRKAGMKYHVDLHARVKGSITVKEGHDLSHLLKDTLREKIPELGHVLIHIEPD; from the coding sequence ATGAGGGATAAGACTAATGAGCAAAAAGCCATAAAAGCGACCTATTTTAGTATAATTGGGAACACTTCCCTCGCTCTTATAAAAGGATTGGCTGGCTTTTTCGGAAATTCCTATGCTTTAGTGGCTGATGCAATAGAGTCTACAACAGATATTTTTGCTTCTCTTTTGGTTTTATTTGGGATAAAATATTCCAATAGACCAGCTGATGACAATCATCCCTACGGGCACGGTAGAGCCGAGCCATTGATTACCTTTTTGGTAGTTGGTTTTTTGATTACATCGGCTACGATTATTGGTTATGAGAGTATCATAAATATTCAAACTCCCCATGAATTACCAAAATCTTGGACGCTTTATGTACTTGGCGCCATCATTCTTTGGAAAGAGTATTCGTTTCGATTGGTGATGAAAAGAAGTAAAGAAACCAACAGTTCTTCTCTCAAAGCCGATGCATGGCATCACAGAAGCGACGCTTTAACTTCAATTGCTGCATTTATAGGGATTTCGATCGCTTTGTTTTTAGGGAAAGGATATGAAGCAGCCGATGATTGGGCGGCATTGTTTGCTTCAGTTTTTATTTTGTATAATAGCTATTTAATTTTTAGGCCCGCCCTTGGCGAAATCATGGATGAACATTTGTATGATGATTTGGTTGAGGAAATTAGGGAAGTATCTCATCAAGTGGATGGAATTATTGATACTGAAAAATGTTTTATCAGAAAAGCGGGGATGAAATACCATGTTGATCTTCATGCTAGAGTAAAAGGTTCAATTACGGTAAAAGAAGGACATGATTTGTCCCATTTGCTAAAAGACACACTACGGGAGAAAATACCGGAATTGGGTCATGTCTTGATTCATATTGAGCCGGATTAG
- a CDS encoding HU family DNA-binding protein: MNKSELIDAIAADAGITKAAAKLALESFLGNVGGTLKKGGKVSLVGFGSWSVSSRAARDGRNPQTGKTIQIAAKNVVKFKAGADLEGAVN; encoded by the coding sequence ATGAACAAATCAGAATTAATCGACGCTATCGCTGCTGATGCAGGAATCACAAAAGCTGCTGCAAAATTAGCATTAGAATCATTTTTAGGAAATGTAGGTGGAACTTTGAAAAAAGGTGGTAAAGTATCTTTAGTTGGATTCGGATCATGGTCAGTATCTTCAAGAGCTGCAAGAGACGGAAGAAATCCTCAAACTGGAAAAACTATTCAAATCGCTGCAAAAAATGTTGTGAAATTCAAAGCTGGAGCAGATTTAGAAGGAGCAGTAAACTAA
- the fmt gene encoding methionyl-tRNA formyltransferase: MEKLRIIFMGTPEFAVGILDTIIKNNYEVVGVITAADKPAGRGQKLKYSAVKEYALENNLNLLQPTNLKDESFLEELKSLNANLQIVVAFRMLPKVVWEMPSLGTFNLHASLLPNYRGAAPINWAIINGETKTGVTTFFIDDKIDTGAMILSSETAIDDTENAGQLHDRLMHLGCDTVIDTLKVIESGNATTTIQNDSSDIKTAYKLNKENCKIDWSKSITEIYNLIRGLSPYPAAWCFFGDKGEEWNVKIYESKAITEEHNHTIGSLFCTKKEMKVAVNKGYIQIVSLQFPGKKKMTTAELLNGITFSESAKVY; the protein is encoded by the coding sequence ATGGAAAAATTAAGAATTATATTTATGGGAACTCCCGAATTTGCCGTTGGCATTCTGGACACCATAATCAAAAACAACTATGAAGTGGTAGGTGTAATAACAGCCGCTGACAAACCTGCAGGAAGAGGACAAAAACTAAAATACTCGGCGGTAAAGGAATATGCACTGGAAAATAATTTAAACTTATTGCAACCTACTAATCTAAAAGACGAGAGCTTCCTTGAAGAATTAAAATCATTAAACGCTAATCTGCAAATTGTTGTTGCTTTTAGAATGTTGCCAAAAGTAGTATGGGAAATGCCATCATTGGGAACATTCAACCTGCATGCTTCATTGCTTCCTAATTATAGAGGAGCAGCGCCGATTAACTGGGCAATTATCAATGGAGAAACCAAAACTGGTGTGACTACTTTTTTTATCGATGATAAAATAGACACCGGAGCGATGATTTTAAGTTCCGAAACAGCAATCGATGACACTGAAAATGCTGGGCAATTGCACGATAGATTAATGCATTTAGGATGTGATACTGTAATAGACACATTGAAAGTAATTGAAAGCGGAAATGCAACAACTACAATTCAGAATGATTCTTCAGACATCAAAACGGCATACAAACTAAATAAAGAAAATTGCAAAATTGATTGGTCAAAATCGATTACAGAAATTTACAATTTGATTCGAGGCTTAAGTCCATACCCCGCTGCTTGGTGTTTTTTTGGCGACAAAGGCGAAGAATGGAATGTAAAAATTTACGAATCTAAAGCTATTACAGAAGAACATAATCACACTATTGGCAGCTTATTTTGCACCAAAAAAGAAATGAAAGTTGCAGTAAATAAAGGTTATATTCAAATAGTATCCCTTCAATTCCCAGGAAAAAAGAAAATGACTACTGCTGAATTATTAAACGGTATTACTTTTTCAGAAAGCGCAAAAGTCTATTAA
- a CDS encoding AAA family ATPase produces MQKEIIVIIGGPGTGKSSIIKGLETKGYCCYPEISREVTLEAQKRGIEQLFLEDPLLFSQMLLDGRIKQFNNAQNEPHKWVFIDRGIPDVLAYLDYIGDDFPEHFDNACRENVYTKIFMLPPWEEIYESDSERYENFEQAKTIYKHLTKTYTDYGYNLIEVPKDSVDNRILFILDKI; encoded by the coding sequence GTGCAGAAAGAAATTATTGTTATCATTGGCGGCCCTGGTACTGGGAAAAGCTCTATTATTAAAGGCCTCGAAACGAAAGGCTATTGCTGTTATCCCGAAATTTCTCGTGAAGTTACACTGGAAGCACAGAAAAGAGGTATTGAACAATTGTTTCTGGAAGACCCTTTATTGTTTAGCCAAATGTTGCTTGACGGCAGAATAAAACAATTTAACAACGCCCAAAATGAACCTCATAAATGGGTATTTATTGACCGTGGAATCCCTGACGTTCTTGCTTACCTAGATTATATTGGTGATGATTTTCCAGAGCATTTTGATAATGCTTGTCGCGAAAATGTATATACCAAAATTTTTATGCTTCCGCCTTGGGAGGAGATTTATGAAAGTGACAGTGAGCGTTATGAAAACTTTGAACAGGCAAAAACAATCTACAAACACCTTACTAAAACGTACACAGATTATGGATATAATCTAATTGAAGTGCCAAAAGATAGTGTGGATAACAGAATTCTTTTTATATTAGATAAAATTTAG